A single region of the Prevotella sp. HUN102 genome encodes:
- the galE gene encoding UDP-glucose 4-epimerase GalE, producing MKQTILVTGGTGFIGSHTTVELQEAGYNVVIVDNLSNSKIEVLDGIEKITGIRPAFEQVNLEDKEATEKVFQKYPNIEGIIHFAASKAVGESVQKPLMYYRNNVVSLINLLELMPKYGVKGIIFSSSCTVYGQPNPENLPVTEEAPHQKATSPYGNTKEINEQIIYDYIHSGAKIKSIVLRYFNPIGAHPSALIGELPNGVPNNLIPFVTQTAMGIREQLTIFGNDYDTEDGSCIRDYIYVVDLAKAHVAAMTRVLDKETEAIEYFNIGTGKGNSTLEIVNTFEKATGVKLNWKFGPRREGDIEKIWGDCTKANEVLGWKADTPLEEVLATAWKWQKKLREDGIM from the coding sequence ATGAAACAAACAATTTTAGTAACAGGCGGTACTGGTTTCATAGGTTCACATACGACGGTTGAACTTCAGGAAGCCGGTTACAATGTGGTAATCGTTGATAATCTTTCCAACTCTAAAATTGAAGTTCTTGACGGTATTGAGAAAATCACCGGCATTCGTCCGGCGTTTGAACAAGTGAATCTTGAGGATAAGGAAGCAACCGAAAAGGTGTTCCAAAAGTATCCCAATATCGAGGGTATCATTCATTTTGCAGCCTCAAAGGCAGTAGGAGAGAGCGTTCAGAAGCCATTGATGTACTATCGCAACAATGTTGTTTCGCTCATTAATCTGCTGGAACTGATGCCGAAATACGGTGTGAAGGGTATTATTTTCTCCAGTTCCTGCACGGTTTACGGCCAGCCTAATCCCGAAAACTTGCCGGTAACGGAAGAAGCTCCACATCAGAAAGCAACTTCTCCTTACGGCAACACAAAGGAAATCAACGAGCAGATTATCTACGATTATATCCATAGTGGAGCCAAAATCAAGAGTATCGTGTTGCGCTATTTCAATCCGATTGGTGCGCATCCGAGTGCATTGATTGGCGAACTTCCCAACGGTGTTCCCAACAATCTTATCCCATTCGTTACACAGACGGCTATGGGCATTCGCGAACAACTGACCATCTTCGGCAATGATTACGATACGGAGGATGGAAGCTGCATCCGCGATTATATCTACGTAGTAGACCTTGCCAAGGCTCACGTTGCCGCTATGACACGTGTATTGGACAAGGAAACGGAAGCCATCGAATATTTCAACATCGGTACGGGTAAGGGAAACTCCACTTTGGAGATTGTAAACACGTTTGAAAAGGCTACCGGCGTTAAGCTGAACTGGAAGTTTGGTCCGCGTCGTGAGGGCGATATCGAGAAGATTTGGGGCGACTGCACGAAGGCAAACGAAGTGCTTGGCTGGAAGGCCGATACTCCATTGGAGGAAGTGCTTGCAACGGCGTGGAAATGGCAGAAGAAACTCCGTGAAGACGGAATTATGTAA
- the pgk gene encoding phosphoglycerate kinase — MKINDFNFAGLKAIVRVDFNVPLDENGNVTDDTRIRGALPTLKKILADGGALVMMSHMGKPKGTVKPELSLSQIVKNVSDALGVEVKFAKDAGNAEAEVGALKAGEALLLENLRYYAEEEGKPVGVEKDTPEFDAAKAEMKERQEAFAKKLASYADVYVNDAFGTAHRKHASTAVIADSFDADHKMLGFLMEKEVTAIDNVLKNAQHPFTAIIGGSKVSSKLGVIKNLLDKVDNLIIGGGMGYTFIKAQGGKIGKSLHEDELMPEALNVMAAAKEKGVNLSLSIATVCGKEFSNDTERKVFPIDQIPDEWEGMDSAEESLEEWKKIILDSKTILWNGPVGVFELENFAHGTGEIAKYVAEATKKNGAFSLVGGGDSVAAVNKFGLADEVSYVSTGGGAMLEAIEGKVLPGVAAIEK; from the coding sequence ATGAAGATTAATGATTTCAACTTCGCCGGACTCAAGGCTATTGTCCGCGTAGACTTCAATGTGCCATTGGATGAGAATGGCAACGTAACAGACGACACACGTATTCGTGGTGCATTGCCAACACTCAAGAAAATTCTTGCTGATGGTGGCGCACTGGTTATGATGAGCCATATGGGTAAGCCAAAGGGAACAGTAAAGCCTGAACTCTCTTTGAGCCAGATTGTAAAGAACGTTTCTGACGCACTCGGTGTTGAAGTGAAGTTCGCTAAGGATGCAGGTAACGCAGAAGCAGAAGTTGGCGCACTGAAAGCCGGCGAAGCTCTCTTGCTCGAGAACCTTCGCTACTATGCTGAAGAAGAAGGAAAGCCAGTCGGAGTTGAAAAGGACACACCAGAGTTCGACGCTGCAAAGGCAGAAATGAAAGAACGTCAGGAGGCATTTGCTAAGAAACTCGCTTCCTATGCAGACGTATATGTAAACGATGCGTTCGGTACGGCTCACCGTAAGCACGCTTCAACGGCAGTCATTGCCGACAGCTTTGATGCCGACCACAAGATGCTCGGTTTCTTGATGGAAAAGGAAGTTACGGCTATCGACAACGTATTGAAGAACGCACAGCATCCTTTCACAGCAATCATCGGTGGTTCCAAGGTTAGCTCCAAGCTCGGAGTTATCAAGAACCTTCTCGACAAGGTAGACAACCTCATCATTGGTGGCGGTATGGGCTACACTTTCATCAAGGCACAGGGCGGAAAAATTGGCAAATCTTTGCACGAAGACGAACTGATGCCGGAAGCACTCAACGTAATGGCAGCTGCTAAGGAAAAGGGCGTGAACCTTTCATTGTCAATAGCTACGGTATGTGGCAAGGAGTTCTCAAACGATACAGAACGCAAGGTATTCCCTATCGACCAAATACCAGATGAATGGGAAGGTATGGACTCGGCAGAAGAAAGTCTCGAAGAATGGAAAAAGATTATTCTCGATTCAAAGACAATCCTCTGGAACGGTCCTGTCGGCGTGTTTGAATTGGAAAACTTTGCTCACGGAACTGGCGAGATTGCCAAATACGTGGCAGAGGCTACAAAGAAGAACGGCGCATTCTCACTCGTAGGTGGTGGCGATTCTGTTGCTGCCGTAAACAAGTTCGGTTTGGCTGATGAGGTTTCTTACGTTTCAACAGGTGGTGGTGCTATGCTCGAGGCTATCGAAGGTAAGGTGCTCCCGGGCGTTGCAGCTATCGAAAAGTAA
- a CDS encoding L-serine ammonia-lyase: protein MESLKRIFRIGRGPSSSHTMGPQGAAKIFLARHPEAKAFEVTLYGSLAATGKGHMTDEAIINVLSEVAPVEIIWKPTEVLPYHTNGMLFTAKDENGKTIDEWTVYSVGGGALSEGKGKDDYFYSESVYELTTLKDIQRWCEKNGRGYWEYVEYCEGPEIWDYLRTVWKAMKEAVERGLDSEGVLPGSLNLARKASNYYIKARGYKPSLQNRGLVYSYALAVSEENASGGTIVTAPTCGACGVVPAVLYHLSDGHEFSETKILHALATAGIFGNIVKYNASISGAEVGCQGEVGVACAMASAAACQLFGGTPAQIEYAAEMGLEHHLGMTCDPVCGLVQIPCIERNAFAACRALDAQLYSTFSDGRHRVSFDRVVEVMKQTGHDIPSLYKETSEGGLAHDFEW from the coding sequence ATGGAATCATTAAAAAGAATTTTCAGAATAGGAAGAGGTCCTTCAAGCAGCCATACGATGGGGCCACAGGGAGCAGCAAAGATATTCCTTGCACGCCATCCCGAGGCAAAGGCCTTTGAAGTTACGCTATACGGAAGCCTCGCCGCTACGGGCAAAGGCCACATGACAGACGAGGCTATTATCAATGTATTGTCTGAAGTTGCACCAGTTGAGATTATATGGAAGCCCACCGAAGTGCTGCCCTACCACACGAATGGTATGCTTTTCACGGCAAAAGACGAAAACGGAAAGACCATAGACGAATGGACTGTTTACAGCGTTGGGGGCGGCGCATTGTCGGAAGGAAAGGGAAAAGACGACTACTTTTACAGCGAGAGCGTTTACGAACTCACCACGTTGAAAGACATACAGCGATGGTGCGAGAAAAACGGTCGCGGCTATTGGGAATATGTTGAATATTGCGAAGGTCCTGAGATATGGGATTACCTGCGGACGGTATGGAAAGCAATGAAAGAAGCCGTGGAAAGAGGACTCGACAGCGAGGGCGTTCTGCCCGGTTCGCTGAACCTTGCCCGTAAAGCCAGCAACTATTACATCAAGGCACGCGGCTACAAGCCATCGTTGCAGAATCGTGGTCTGGTTTATTCCTACGCTCTGGCCGTGAGCGAAGAGAACGCATCGGGAGGAACAATCGTTACTGCTCCCACGTGCGGCGCGTGCGGTGTAGTGCCCGCCGTGCTCTATCATCTGTCTGACGGGCACGAGTTTTCAGAAACAAAGATTCTCCACGCACTTGCAACGGCAGGCATTTTCGGCAACATCGTGAAGTACAATGCCTCTATTTCAGGTGCAGAAGTGGGTTGTCAGGGCGAAGTCGGCGTGGCTTGTGCTATGGCGTCGGCAGCAGCTTGTCAGCTTTTCGGGGGAACACCGGCGCAGATTGAATACGCTGCCGAAATGGGACTGGAGCACCATTTGGGAATGACTTGCGACCCCGTGTGTGGACTCGTGCAGATTCCCTGCATCGAGCGCAACGCCTTTGCAGCCTGTCGGGCACTCGATGCCCAACTGTATTCCACCTTCAGCGACGGCCGTCATCGCGTTTCGTTCGACCGAGTTGTGGAGGTTATGAAACAAACCGGACACGACATCCCGTCGCTCTACAAGGAAACGAGCGAGGGAGGTCTTGCACACGACTTTGAATGGTAA
- a CDS encoding tetratricopeptide repeat protein: MDNYYKSDKFKRILQKYEESDKYSSGSFLDSEELTDVAEYYHLKGKDTESYEVAELALDIFPGSIAPLAFLSRMALLVENNIEKAEEIAASIIDKSDIEYLYLKAEILIVAEKPKEASEYLEEYFSDVDEDDKEYYIIDSANLFADYEEMAFAEEWLNKSGQSSTNEYKEIQARILRSKGNFADSEKIFNELIDSNPYAGSYWNYLAQSQFLQSNFNESITSSEYAIAIDPEDEEAILNKANGLFSLGNYEEALKFYERYKELCQGNDLSVITVTIGHIHLILNDIPSAYASFEEAIKTSRTRNATMIQIAMSVFDNGYIAYAYQLLKNNLPFADKEWIFGYAYYARCCYELGKMEEYPAALEAALGKNPDECKDILGDLYPPGTTPFDYPSLTPDHPKDKAGTQDDFPFEPMQE; encoded by the coding sequence TTGGACAATTACTACAAGTCAGATAAATTCAAGCGCATTCTTCAGAAGTATGAAGAATCAGATAAATACAGCAGCGGCAGTTTCCTCGACTCCGAGGAACTGACCGATGTTGCGGAATATTATCATTTGAAAGGTAAGGACACGGAATCTTATGAAGTGGCCGAACTGGCATTGGATATATTTCCAGGAAGCATCGCTCCTTTGGCATTCCTTTCAAGAATGGCACTGCTTGTAGAAAACAATATTGAAAAGGCGGAAGAAATAGCAGCGTCTATTATCGACAAGAGCGACATAGAATATCTTTACCTAAAAGCCGAGATTCTTATCGTTGCCGAAAAGCCAAAAGAGGCGAGTGAATATCTTGAGGAATATTTTTCCGACGTGGATGAAGACGATAAAGAGTATTATATCATCGATTCAGCGAATTTGTTTGCCGACTATGAGGAAATGGCTTTTGCCGAAGAATGGCTGAATAAATCCGGTCAGTCGTCCACAAATGAATACAAGGAGATTCAGGCACGCATACTCAGAAGCAAAGGAAACTTTGCAGACAGCGAAAAGATTTTCAACGAACTCATCGACTCCAATCCCTATGCAGGCTCGTATTGGAACTATCTGGCACAAAGCCAATTCCTTCAAAGCAATTTCAATGAGTCTATCACTTCGAGTGAATATGCCATAGCCATTGACCCCGAAGACGAAGAAGCCATCCTGAACAAGGCAAACGGACTCTTCAGTCTGGGCAATTATGAAGAAGCACTGAAGTTTTATGAAAGGTATAAAGAGTTGTGCCAAGGCAACGATCTGAGCGTCATTACGGTTACAATCGGGCATATCCACCTTATTCTGAACGATATTCCCAGTGCATACGCCAGTTTCGAGGAAGCGATAAAAACTTCAAGAACCAGAAATGCAACGATGATTCAGATTGCAATGTCGGTGTTCGACAATGGATATATCGCTTACGCCTATCAATTACTCAAGAATAATCTTCCATTTGCCGATAAGGAATGGATTTTTGGCTATGCTTATTATGCACGTTGTTGCTATGAATTGGGAAAGATGGAGGAATATCCAGCAGCGTTGGAAGCAGCATTGGGCAAGAATCCTGACGAATGCAAGGATATTTTAGGCGACCTTTATCCTCCGGGAACGACACCATTTGATTATCCTTCATTGACACCTGACCATCCAAAAGACAAAGCCGGCACACAAGACGATTTTCCTTTTGAGCCGATGCAAGAATAA
- a CDS encoding YgcG family protein, whose product MKKEFYILLMMFVCIFSLPVLAKDWRAEEIPMIHLQDARKYVCDPEGLMSEALRDSTDSYLHRLEKESGVQSVFIVVSHVENADVFRVAQDIGNTVGVGKKDDRGLVVVVAVDDRKYFIAPGEGLEGDLTDVTCGSIGRECIVKNMRLGNTDMAMLSTAKAIYSKLSTGETGLEGTESDSEDSPFLAILLLVIIFFWIYLVSKNKNNGGKGNSGNRGSGGSGWFGPIIWGNPGHLNDRNFGGGFSGGSFGGGSFGGGGAGGGW is encoded by the coding sequence ATGAAGAAGGAATTTTATATACTCTTGATGATGTTTGTCTGCATCTTTTCCTTGCCGGTATTGGCGAAGGATTGGAGGGCGGAAGAAATTCCTATGATTCATTTGCAGGATGCCCGTAAGTATGTCTGCGATCCCGAGGGGCTGATGTCGGAGGCTTTGCGCGATTCCACGGATTCTTATCTTCACAGACTGGAGAAAGAAAGTGGCGTGCAGTCTGTTTTCATCGTCGTTTCTCACGTTGAAAATGCCGATGTTTTCAGAGTTGCACAAGATATTGGAAACACGGTAGGTGTGGGAAAGAAGGACGACAGAGGACTGGTGGTGGTAGTGGCAGTAGACGACCGTAAGTATTTCATTGCACCGGGCGAAGGTCTGGAAGGCGACCTTACGGATGTTACCTGTGGCTCTATCGGCCGCGAGTGTATCGTGAAAAATATGCGACTCGGCAACACCGATATGGCAATGCTCAGTACGGCAAAGGCCATCTATTCAAAATTGAGCACCGGAGAAACAGGATTGGAAGGCACGGAATCAGATTCTGAGGATTCGCCTTTCCTTGCAATTCTGCTGCTTGTAATCATCTTCTTCTGGATTTATCTTGTTTCCAAGAACAAGAACAACGGCGGCAAAGGTAATTCCGGGAACAGAGGGTCTGGAGGCAGTGGATGGTTCGGCCCCATCATTTGGGGCAATCCCGGGCATCTGAACGACCGAAACTTCGGAGGAGGATTCTCCGGAGGAAGTTTCGGAGGTGGCAGCTTTGGCGGCGGTGGTGCCGGTGGGGGATGGTAG
- a CDS encoding RNA polymerase sigma factor RpoD/SigA yields MNANERYIEEIAKTQLLSDEQERALADRIKIGDAKALELLTKANLKFVVSIAHQYKAPGLSEDDLISEGNIGLMYAAQKFDGSKGTRFVNFAATYIRKAMEEAIKEQKNLYKVPKTENKPFEKKRARAISIDQPVPVGSSGNFTLQSVIENSNSPFADESLNNSILNGEIQQGMAVLDARERKVLTLIYGLKEGEHYTMAEIGDMMGLKRERVRQIRNKALRKLQRKMK; encoded by the coding sequence ATGAACGCAAACGAGAGATATATTGAGGAAATTGCCAAAACACAATTACTTTCGGACGAACAAGAAAGAGCTCTTGCCGACAGAATCAAGATAGGCGATGCCAAGGCATTGGAATTATTGACCAAGGCCAACTTGAAATTCGTGGTTTCAATAGCCCACCAATATAAGGCTCCGGGACTGTCGGAAGACGACTTAATCAGCGAAGGCAATATCGGTTTGATGTATGCTGCCCAGAAATTTGACGGCAGCAAGGGTACGAGATTCGTAAACTTCGCCGCAACCTACATCCGTAAAGCGATGGAGGAAGCCATAAAGGAGCAGAAGAATCTCTACAAAGTGCCAAAAACAGAGAATAAGCCTTTTGAAAAAAAGCGTGCCCGTGCTATTTCCATCGACCAACCGGTACCTGTTGGCAGTTCGGGCAACTTCACACTTCAAAGCGTTATCGAGAACAGCAATTCTCCTTTTGCCGATGAATCGCTTAACAACAGCATTCTTAACGGAGAAATCCAGCAGGGAATGGCAGTTTTGGATGCTAGAGAGCGCAAGGTTCTTACCCTGATTTATGGTTTGAAAGAAGGCGAACATTATACTATGGCAGAAATTGGCGATATGATGGGACTGAAAAGAGAACGCGTCCGCCAGATCAGAAACAAGGCTTTAAGAAAACTTCAACGGAAAATGAAGTAA
- a CDS encoding LemA family protein has protein sequence MKKSVLVLIVAVVALALWAYSGYNGMVDKEEAATTALSNVETQYQRRADLIPNVVEVVKGYAKHEKETFEAVTQARNAATQIHLDADGLSPEKLKEYEAAQNQLAQAFSRLIAVSEAYPELKANENFKSLQDQLEGCENRISEARKKYNESVQDYNTTVRHFPNSMLAGIFGFDRMEKFQAAAGSENAPKVKF, from the coding sequence ATGAAAAAATCAGTATTAGTTTTGATAGTAGCCGTAGTGGCATTGGCACTTTGGGCTTATTCGGGTTATAACGGAATGGTGGATAAGGAAGAAGCCGCTACAACTGCGCTCAGCAATGTAGAGACGCAGTATCAGCGTCGTGCCGATCTTATTCCGAATGTGGTGGAAGTAGTGAAAGGCTATGCTAAGCACGAAAAGGAAACTTTTGAAGCCGTAACACAGGCTCGCAATGCTGCAACGCAAATCCATTTGGATGCCGATGGTCTGAGCCCTGAGAAACTGAAGGAATATGAAGCTGCTCAGAATCAGTTGGCACAGGCTTTCTCACGCCTGATAGCCGTATCGGAAGCCTATCCTGAATTGAAGGCAAACGAGAACTTCAAGTCTTTGCAGGATCAGTTGGAAGGATGTGAAAACCGTATCAGCGAGGCACGCAAGAAGTATAATGAATCCGTACAGGACTATAACACAACCGTTCGCCATTTCCCAAATTCTATGTTGGCAGGCATATTCGGCTTTGACAGAATGGAGAAATTTCAAGCTGCTGCCGGCTCAGAAAATGCCCCGAAGGTAAAGTTTTGA
- a CDS encoding glutamine--tRNA ligase/YqeY domain fusion protein: protein MNTIESNTNEEKRSLSFVEQLVEDDIAAGKNGKRIQTRFPPEPNGYLHIGHAKAICMDFGVAENYNGVCNLRFDDTNPSKENNEYVENILHDISWLGFKWGNIYYASDYFEKLWELAVWMIKTGKAYVDEQSSETIAAQKGTPTEPGVPSPYRDRPAEESLALFEKMNTAEAVEGSMVLRAKLDMANPNMHFRDPIIYRIIQTPHHRTGTKWHCYPMYDFAHGQSDYFEGVTHSICTLEFVPHRPLYDKFIDFLKDFDHTADNLQDNRPRQIEFNRLNLTYTVMSKRKLHTLVDENLVNGWDDPRMPTLCGMRRRGYSPESIRGFIDSIGYTKFDALNDVALLEAAVREDLNKKATRVSAVLDPVKLVITNYPEGQTEEMEAINNPENEADGSHTITFSKNLWIERADFMEDAPKKFFRMSPGKEVRLKNAYIVMCTGCTKDAEGNIIEIQAEYDPISKSGLEGANRKVKGTLHWVSADHCIKAEVREYDRLFNIENPSADDRDFRELLNPDSLTVHSNCYVESYLAEKKPGDYLQFQRTGYFMLDPDTTPERLIFNKTVGLKDTWAKEMKKN from the coding sequence ATGAATACAATAGAAAGTAACACGAACGAAGAAAAGCGCAGCTTGAGTTTTGTTGAACAGCTCGTTGAGGATGACATTGCCGCAGGAAAGAACGGCAAACGCATTCAGACGCGTTTTCCACCAGAACCCAACGGTTACCTCCACATTGGCCACGCAAAGGCTATCTGTATGGACTTCGGAGTTGCTGAAAACTATAACGGTGTCTGCAACCTGCGTTTCGATGACACCAACCCGAGCAAGGAAAACAATGAATATGTGGAGAATATTCTCCACGACATCAGTTGGTTGGGCTTCAAGTGGGGAAACATCTACTACGCCAGTGATTACTTCGAGAAACTTTGGGAATTGGCTGTTTGGATGATCAAGACCGGAAAGGCATACGTGGACGAACAGAGTTCTGAGACTATTGCAGCACAGAAGGGAACTCCTACCGAACCCGGTGTGCCATCTCCCTACCGCGACCGACCGGCCGAAGAGAGTCTTGCGCTCTTTGAAAAGATGAACACGGCAGAGGCCGTTGAGGGCAGTATGGTGCTCCGTGCAAAATTGGATATGGCCAATCCCAATATGCACTTCCGTGACCCTATCATCTATCGTATCATTCAGACGCCCCATCACCGTACAGGCACAAAGTGGCACTGCTATCCGATGTACGATTTTGCGCACGGACAGAGCGACTATTTCGAGGGTGTAACGCACTCTATCTGTACGCTTGAGTTCGTTCCCCACCGTCCATTGTACGACAAGTTCATTGATTTCCTGAAGGATTTCGACCATACGGCAGACAATTTGCAGGACAATCGTCCTCGTCAGATTGAGTTCAACCGTCTGAATCTCACTTACACAGTGATGTCGAAGCGCAAGTTGCACACACTCGTTGATGAGAATTTGGTAAACGGTTGGGACGATCCCCGTATGCCTACACTTTGTGGTATGCGCCGTCGTGGCTATTCTCCAGAGTCGATTCGTGGCTTTATCGATTCTATCGGCTATACAAAGTTCGACGCTTTGAACGATGTTGCGCTCCTTGAAGCTGCCGTGCGCGAAGACTTGAACAAGAAAGCGACCCGTGTGAGTGCCGTACTCGACCCTGTGAAATTGGTTATTACGAATTATCCCGAAGGTCAGACGGAGGAAATGGAAGCCATCAACAATCCGGAAAACGAAGCCGACGGTTCGCACACCATCACTTTCTCAAAGAATCTTTGGATAGAGCGTGCCGACTTTATGGAGGACGCTCCCAAGAAGTTCTTCCGTATGTCGCCGGGCAAGGAAGTTCGCTTGAAGAACGCATACATTGTGATGTGTACCGGTTGCACGAAGGATGCCGAGGGCAATATCATAGAGATTCAGGCAGAATACGATCCGATAAGCAAGAGTGGATTGGAAGGTGCAAACCGTAAGGTAAAGGGTACGCTCCATTGGGTAAGCGCAGACCACTGCATTAAGGCAGAAGTCCGCGAATACGACCGTCTTTTCAATATCGAGAACCCATCGGCTGACGACCGCGACTTCCGTGAGTTGCTCAATCCTGACAGCTTAACCGTTCACAGTAACTGCTATGTAGAAAGCTATTTGGCAGAAAAGAAGCCGGGCGACTACCTGCAATTCCAACGCACAGGTTACTTTATGCTCGATCCGGACACAACTCCTGAAAGGCTTATCTTCAATAAGACAGTCGGCTTGAAGGATACTTGGGCTAAAGAAATGAAAAAGAACTAA
- the queC gene encoding 7-cyano-7-deazaguanine synthase QueC: protein MKDSVIIVSGGLDSITLLYDKKDTIALALSFDYGQNHSQNELPFAKYHCERLGIPHLVIPLQFIHQYFKSSLIEGADKIPDGHYEEDNMKSTVVPFRNGIMLSIAVGIAENHGLNRIYIANHGGDHTIYPDCTPEFISAMDGASSNGTFNNTRIEAAYTNITKADIVRRGMELGIDYAQTWSCYKGGTRHCGTCGTCVERREAFEKAGVEDPTVYEV from the coding sequence ATGAAAGATTCAGTTATCATCGTCAGTGGTGGACTCGATTCCATTACGCTCCTCTACGATAAGAAGGACACTATTGCGTTGGCTCTCTCGTTTGATTACGGGCAGAACCATTCACAGAACGAATTGCCTTTTGCAAAATATCATTGCGAACGGCTGGGAATCCCTCATCTGGTAATTCCTCTTCAGTTCATCCACCAGTATTTCAAGAGTTCGCTGATAGAAGGTGCCGACAAGATTCCCGATGGGCATTATGAAGAAGATAATATGAAGTCCACGGTGGTACCGTTCAGGAACGGCATAATGCTTTCCATTGCTGTGGGAATTGCCGAGAACCACGGACTGAATAGGATTTATATAGCTAATCACGGTGGCGACCATACGATTTATCCCGACTGCACGCCTGAATTTATCAGCGCGATGGACGGTGCAAGTAGCAACGGCACGTTCAACAATACAAGGATAGAAGCTGCCTATACGAATATTACGAAAGCCGATATCGTCCGTCGTGGTATGGAATTGGGGATAGACTATGCCCAGACGTGGAGCTGCTACAAAGGTGGAACAAGGCATTGCGGCACGTGTGGAACCTGTGTGGAGCGCAGGGAAGCATTTGAGAAAGCAGGCGTGGAGGACCCTACGGTCTATGAGGTCTGA
- a CDS encoding ComEC/Rec2 family competence protein → MKDSLSMYPLLKLAVALIVGNILGYYMFSDIDGGWMLGAICIFLLLSLCLDKVLQSICIYLSILSIGCFLVVKELEKAKFTLPETNAEYSAVLLSEPVIRGKVIQMDLRLLGKSKAPIKIKTSLLRDTVESRYKNLHIGDGISFRAKLQGLTNLKNAEFDYGQWLRNHGYVAQTFIYWNEWTETSVNMDNFSYLDRAMLRMKCIRQRWINELGRIGLKDETLALVSAMSLGDKSQINKDLKEEYSATGVSHILALSGLHLGIIYAMIVFGFSLFRGWGIYARLKRWGVIDFVVLVSIWSYVFLVGFSPSVMRSALVLTIYTVVSLLNRDRMSINTLAFAAIIILAINPLALFDIGFQLSFISVLSIFLFMPLCYKMLPSRLLQRHRWMKFLVGMLFISISAQLGTAPLVAYYFHQFPTYFLISNLVAIPCVTLILYLMVGVLCLFWFSAAQGILVNALIAILGFMNGAIEAISNLPMASVTGINLNVLQVILLYIFIFSVWLLMSFFSKQLEFR, encoded by the coding sequence ATGAAAGATAGTCTGAGTATGTATCCTTTATTGAAACTTGCTGTCGCATTGATAGTGGGCAATATTTTAGGTTACTATATGTTTTCGGACATTGATGGTGGATGGATGTTGGGTGCAATTTGTATTTTTCTGCTGTTGTCGTTGTGTCTGGACAAGGTTTTGCAAAGTATTTGTATATATCTTTCAATTCTTTCTATTGGCTGTTTTCTCGTAGTGAAGGAATTGGAAAAAGCAAAATTCACATTACCTGAAACAAATGCCGAGTACAGTGCTGTATTGCTGTCAGAGCCAGTGATACGAGGAAAAGTCATTCAGATGGATTTGAGGCTGTTGGGAAAAAGCAAAGCTCCTATCAAGATTAAAACCTCTCTGCTTCGCGACACGGTGGAATCGCGATATAAAAACCTGCATATAGGCGATGGTATTTCTTTCCGTGCTAAACTTCAGGGATTAACAAATCTAAAGAATGCAGAGTTTGACTATGGGCAATGGCTTAGGAATCACGGCTATGTGGCACAGACATTTATTTATTGGAACGAATGGACGGAAACTTCCGTGAATATGGATAATTTCTCCTATTTGGACAGGGCTATGCTCAGGATGAAATGTATCAGGCAGCGATGGATAAATGAATTAGGGAGGATAGGGCTGAAAGATGAAACTTTGGCTTTGGTGTCGGCAATGTCGTTGGGGGATAAGTCTCAAATAAACAAGGATTTAAAGGAAGAGTATTCTGCAACGGGCGTGAGCCATATTCTCGCATTGTCTGGATTGCATTTGGGTATTATCTATGCAATGATCGTCTTTGGTTTCTCGCTGTTCAGAGGATGGGGAATCTATGCACGCTTGAAGCGATGGGGAGTAATCGATTTTGTGGTGTTGGTATCCATCTGGTCGTATGTTTTTCTGGTGGGATTCTCGCCGTCGGTGATGCGTTCAGCATTGGTGCTGACAATTTATACGGTGGTGTCGCTTTTGAATAGAGACAGAATGTCGATAAACACGTTGGCTTTTGCAGCCATCATAATCCTTGCCATAAATCCGTTGGCTCTTTTTGATATTGGGTTCCAGTTATCGTTCATCTCCGTTCTGTCGATATTCCTTTTTATGCCGTTGTGTTATAAGATGTTGCCAAGCAGACTTTTACAGCGACATAGATGGATGAAATTCCTTGTAGGAATGCTCTTTATATCCATCTCTGCACAATTAGGGACAGCTCCTTTGGTGGCCTATTATTTTCATCAGTTCCCCACTTATTTCTTGATTTCCAATCTTGTAGCCATACCTTGTGTTACGCTTATTTTGTATCTTATGGTTGGAGTGTTATGTCTTTTCTGGTTCTCGGCTGCACAGGGAATACTTGTGAATGCTCTTATAGCTATATTGGGTTTTATGAATGGTGCAATAGAAGCAATATCAAACCTTCCGATGGCCTCTGTTACCGGCATCAACCTGAATGTGTTGCAGGTAATTTTGCTCTATATCTTCATCTTCTCGGTGTGGTTGCTGATGAGTTTCTTTTCAAAACAGTTGGAATTTCGTTAA